From the genome of Longispora fulva:
CGTGACCTCGTAGTTGAACCGGTCGCAGCACAGGTCCGGGCTGCTGTAGCTCGGGGCGAGCGCCTGGAACTCACGGCCGCCGGCCAGGTCGAGGACCCGGGGCGCGTCGAGGTGCGGGGTCCAGCGGCTGACGGTGACGGTGCGGTCGACGCCGCCGAAGCCGCCGGTCTGGCGGACGGCGACCTGGAAGGCCACGGTCTCCCTGGCCACGGGGCGCAGCGGCGAGGCGGGCGCGGGGGCGGCGACGCCGATCAGGAGCAGGGCGGCCACGGCGGTCACGATACGGGCGATCATGCCCGGTATAACCGGATTACTGCGGCGGGGACACGGCCTCGGACGCGGGTGCCAACGCCGATCGATCCTTGGTCATGGCGTGTGGGTGCTGGCATGATCGGCCGATGCGCCGGGTCCTCCTCCTCTCCGCCACCGTCCTGGTGACCCTGCTCGCCGGGCTCGTGAACCTCCGGCTGTACAGCCCCAGCCCGCTGGAGCGGCGGTCCGACGACGTGGCGGCCGAGGCGGTGTCCCGGCTGGAGCACCTGAGGGACACGTTGGACGGCGGGGCGGCCGAGGAGGCCCAGGGGCTCTTCCCGGAGGGCTACTTCTTCTCCTACGAGCTGTACGGGCTGAGCTGGGTCAACGTCGGCCTGCGCTCGCCGGCACACCAGAAGAGGGCGCTCTCCGAGGCGCGGTGGGCCCTGGAGCACGTGGACTCCGACGCCGGCCGGGCACCGTTCTCCGCCAGCCTGTCCCCCGCGTACGGCGCGTTCTACGTCGGCTGGTCGAACTGGCTGCGCGGCGGGATCGTGAAACTGTCGGGTGATCCCTCGGCACCGGAGCGGCCGAAGCTGAGGGCCGAGACGAAGAGCCTGTCGGAGGCGCTGCTGGCGAGTCCGACGCCGTTCCTGCAGTCCTATCCGGGGCAGGCGTGGCCGGTGGACTCGGTGGTGGCCGTGGCGTCCCTGGCGCTGGCCGAACAGGTCGGCGAGGGCGACTACGCCGGCGTGGTCGGCCGGTGGCTGGCGGCGTCCGACGAGCACCGCGACCCGGCGACCGGGCTGCTGCCGCACCGCACGTACCCGGCCGACGGCCGGCCCGTCGAGGGCGCGCGGGCGACGTCGCAGGTGGTGGCGCTGCGGTTCCTCGCCGAGCTGGATCCGGCCCGGGCCCGCAGGGACTGGACGACGTTCCGGGACCTGTTCGCCTCGACCCTGCCGGGTGCGCCCGGGATCCGGGAGTTCCCGCGCGGGGCGTCCGGCGGCAGGGACGTGGATTCCGGGCCGCTGGTGTTCGGGCTGTCGGCGTCGGCGAGCGCCGTGGGGCTGGGGACGGCCGTGCTGTTCGGGGACCAGCGCACGGCCGCGGAGCTGTCCGGGCTGGCGGAGGCGACCGGGTTCCGGGTCGGGGACAGCTATCTCGGCGGGCTGGTGCCGATCGGGGACACGTTCATGGTGTGGTCGCTGACCACGACCGGGTGGGTGGCCGGGGGCGCAGCGGTCGAGGAGCGGCCGGAGCGGAACTGGCGGTGGCCGTGGCAGCTGGTGTCCGTGCTGGTGGTGGGACCGTTGTCCGTGCTGTCGTGGCGGTCGGTGCGCCGCCGCCGGGCCGGAGGCGGGGCCGGCCCGACGCCTGGGCCGTCAGCGGATGTTGCTGGTGTGCCCGAGTGAGTAGCGCCCCGGCTGCGGCCAGTACGTGAGCCCGTGCGGCCCCGAGCCGACCGGGATCCGTTTGACCAGCTCACCACTGGTGGTGTCGAAGACGTACACCTCGTTGTGGTATCTGCCGGAGACCCAGAACCGGGTGCCGTCGGCCGACAGCGAACCCATGTCCGGACTGCCCCCGCCGGGGATGGTCCACTTGCCGGTCTTCGCTCCGGTGACCGGGTCCAGCACCGTGATCGTGCCCTCGCCCCGGTTGGTGACGAACATCCGCTTGGAGTCGCGGGAGAAGTAGACGGCGTGCGCGCCCCGGCCGGTGGGGATGAAGCCGATCTGCCTGTCGGCGTTGCCGTCGAAGACGTACACCCCGTTGGCCATCATGTCGGCGACGTAGAACCGTTTGCCGTCCGGGGACAGCCGGGAGTCCTGGGGCATGCCGTTGGCCACCTGGTCGAGGGTGAAGCTGCCGACCTGCTCCATCGTGGCCACGTCCACGACGATCATCTTGTTGGCGAACTCGCACGTCACCAGGGCCCGCTTGCCGTCGGCCGTGAAGTCCATGTGGTTGACCCCGGCGCACTCGGGCACGGAGAGCTTCTTGTTCGGCTTCCACGACGGGTACTCGTAGAAGTCGAGCCGCTTGTACGCCTCCGCGACCACGATCGCGAACCGCCCGTCCGGCGTGAAGTACAGGTTGTACGGGTCCTGCACATGGATCACCTCGCCGGGCTTCCCCGTCTTCGGGTCGATCGGCGTGAGGCTGCCGCCGGGGATCTCGTCGGCCGTGGCGTAGAGCGTCCTCATGTCGTACCCGGGCACCACGTGCTGGGGTTCCTTGCCCCCGTCGAACTTGTCGATCACCTGGTACGTCTTCGGGTCGATCACCCAGATGTCGTGGCTGCCGTTGTGCGGGACGTAGACGAGTTCGCGCGCCCCGGCGACGGCGGCGCTGAACGTGTTCGTCGCGGCGTACACGTCGGCGGTGTCGATCGGCGGCGGCATGCCCGGCAGCAGGTCCATGGTCGGGGTGGGCGGGGCGCTGGTCACTGCCGGGGTGGGCACCGGCTCCGGCTGGGCCTGAGGTTTCGGATCGGCCTGGCCGCAGCCGGCGAGGGCGGTGACGGCCACCAGCATTACCCCAAAAATACGCTTTTTACCCACATTGCTCAGGGTACCCGGACGACTACCCAGCTCGTGCGCCGCCCGCTACCGTGAACGCCATGGCTCTCGGCATAGCGCTACTCATCGATGTGTTGCGGGTGTGGCTGCCCTCCCTGATCACGGTGTACGGCGCGGCCGGCAGCACCCCGGCCGAGCAGATCGGCCTGTTCGCGCTCCTCGTGTTCAGCGCGGCGTGGCTCGCCGTGCCGCTGGCAAGGAAAGCCGGACCGGACCGGTTCGCGATGACGTCGGTGATCGGCCTCGTCGCCGCCCGGGTCCTGTTGCAGGCCACCCACGGCGGCACCGGCCAACTGGTGCTGGCCACGGCCGGGCTCGTGTTCGGACTGTGGTGGATCGTGGCCCTCGCCGTCGGCGGACTCGACGGCCGGCGGGCCGTGACCGGGATCGTCGGCGGCTTCGCGATCAGCACCACCGGGCACGCCCTGCTCGGCGGCGTGGACCTGATGTGGCGGCACGGCTGGTGGGCCTGGGCGGTGCTGGTCGTCGTCGGCCTCGGGACGCTGGCCGCCGCGGTCCGCACGGACCTCGACTCCCCCGCCGCCGCCCCCGCCCCCGACCGGTTCTGGTTCGCCGTCGGGCCGGCGCTGCTCGTGTTCGGCGTCCTCACCGGATCGACGGCCCGTGCGGGAGCGCTGACCGGGGTGTGGGGCGTGGCGCTGGTCGCCGGTGCCGGCATCCTCGCGGTCCGGCTGGCCAGGGTCGGACACGAGGCCAGCGCCTGGTTCGGCAGGTCGGCGTGCCTGGTGCTGGTCGTCGGCGTGGACGCGGTCACGCACGGGGGTTGGCGCGGCGTGCTCCTCACCGTGGCGACCACCCTGGCCCTCGGCCCCGCGCTAGGCCTGGCGGCCCGGCCCGCGCGGAACCGCCACCCGGGACAGCTGGCCGCCGCCGGACTGCTCGTCTTCGTGGTCCTGTTCTTCCTGTACTACGCGGCCTACGACCTCGACCTCCCGTTCGGCAACGACATGGTGCTCCTGGCCGCCCTCGCCTGCGTCGGCGTCGCCGCCCTGCTCGGACGGGACGGCGGCCCGGTCCAGCGCGACCGGCGGCCCTGGTCCCTGTTCTGGGCCGTGACGCTCAGCTTCGACGCCGTCCTGTTCGGAGGGCTGGCGCTGCTGGTCGCCGTCAACGGGCAGCCGGTCGTGGCGGACGCGACGCCGCCGGGAACGGTGCGGCTGGTGTCGTACAACATCAGAATGGGTTTCGGGCTCGACGGGCGGTTCTCCGTGGACGCCCTCGCCGACACGATCCGGAGCCAGAATCCCGACGTGGTGCTCCTCAGCGAGGTCGACCGGGGCTGGTTCCTCAACGGCGGCCACGACACCCTCGGCCTGCTCGCCCGGCGGCTCGGCATGCGCTACGTCTTCGCCCCGGCCGCCGACCAGGTCTGGGGCGACGCGATCCTGACCAGGGCCACGATCGTGTCCTCTCGGTCCGTCACGTTGCCGCGGGAGGGTCCGACCGGGGCGCAGGCGCTGGGCGTCGTACTCCGGGTGGCCGGCGGCCGGGAGCTGGCCGTGGTGTGCACCCACTTCCAGCCGGCCGGCGACTCCCCGGCCCTCAGCCAGGCGGTGGTCGCGGC
Proteins encoded in this window:
- a CDS encoding protealysin inhibitor emfourin, producing the protein MIARIVTAVAALLLIGVAAPAPASPLRPVARETVAFQVAVRQTGGFGGVDRTVTVSRWTPHLDAPRVLDLAGGREFQALAPSYSSPDLCCDRFNYEVTVAHLDGTSQTVTVFAEAPAPAVLREVISETLRIGTPAARRGALR
- a CDS encoding YVTN family beta-propeller repeat protein produces the protein MLVAVTALAGCGQADPKPQAQPEPVPTPAVTSAPPTPTMDLLPGMPPPIDTADVYAATNTFSAAVAGARELVYVPHNGSHDIWVIDPKTYQVIDKFDGGKEPQHVVPGYDMRTLYATADEIPGGSLTPIDPKTGKPGEVIHVQDPYNLYFTPDGRFAIVVAEAYKRLDFYEYPSWKPNKKLSVPECAGVNHMDFTADGKRALVTCEFANKMIVVDVATMEQVGSFTLDQVANGMPQDSRLSPDGKRFYVADMMANGVYVFDGNADRQIGFIPTGRGAHAVYFSRDSKRMFVTNRGEGTITVLDPVTGAKTGKWTIPGGGSPDMGSLSADGTRFWVSGRYHNEVYVFDTTSGELVKRIPVGSGPHGLTYWPQPGRYSLGHTSNIR
- a CDS encoding endonuclease/exonuclease/phosphatase family protein; the protein is MALGIALLIDVLRVWLPSLITVYGAAGSTPAEQIGLFALLVFSAAWLAVPLARKAGPDRFAMTSVIGLVAARVLLQATHGGTGQLVLATAGLVFGLWWIVALAVGGLDGRRAVTGIVGGFAISTTGHALLGGVDLMWRHGWWAWAVLVVVGLGTLAAAVRTDLDSPAAAPAPDRFWFAVGPALLVFGVLTGSTARAGALTGVWGVALVAGAGILAVRLARVGHEASAWFGRSACLVLVVGVDAVTHGGWRGVLLTVATTLALGPALGLAARPARNRHPGQLAAAGLLVFVVLFFLYYAAYDLDLPFGNDMVLLAALACVGVAALLGRDGGPVQRDRRPWSLFWAVTLSFDAVLFGGLALLVAVNGQPVVADATPPGTVRLVSYNIRMGFGLDGRFSVDALADTIRSQNPDVVLLSEVDRGWFLNGGHDTLGLLARRLGMRYVFAPAADQVWGDAILTRATIVSSRSVTLPREGPTGAQALGVVLRVAGGRELAVVCTHFQPAGDSPALSQAVVAARLVSQLAAGGRPVVLAGDLNIEPGAPAFAPLTTAGLTDALAPSRPVPTFPADRPTQQIDHVLITTGLTAIGVVTPDSRASDHRAVAVSLQVG